One window of the Trifolium pratense cultivar HEN17-A07 linkage group LG2, ARS_RC_1.1, whole genome shotgun sequence genome contains the following:
- the LOC123907076 gene encoding uncharacterized protein At4g04980-like: MSSVGLCGLKSSIFRRKSSVIEAMRNSTNSSNKKMKRSTSPKKPSTLPKKPSISSPKKPSISSPRKPLKANHNDVKEESMEWSFIGMDQLILMMKLHKKIFVFRDIMDLAPLQTSASLREMVITTLKDLQRLYPRIIPVRKVLNVKDKSINQGLVYLCEALKSLGESWLKKNDFKDNNNCKLSIPSSCKDSTNMQQLGETMLATLDCLIKIASEKFDMMEEDSSPRKVYSPSPISDITSSPLTPKSVLPESMKYNSSPTSCNSTLWSQRMQAVRKLKPIELKRLSYHMSPQLIETQNTNIENELIIDNEKDHKVENLQKDTVQKLDKTMLPLSPLPPLPPSPHPPSTTPQLQQSELVVNMLSPPPPTAPLSLAMGSVALPPPIPAPPPPFSMNIGSAPPPPPPMPHGNGTPPPAQLSLGLGSVALPPPVPAPPPPLSMNFGSPPPPPMPHGNGVPLPAPLSQGLCSVALPPSIPAPPPPLSMKPGSAPAPPPPIPHGNGGAAPPPPPLGAGRSLRPKVTTKLKRSTQLGTLYRNLKGKVEGSSLKGKSSGGRNAAIGAKSNGGKQGMADALAEMTKRSSYFLQIEEDVQKYTKHILELRSSITNFKTKEMAELIKFHKDVESVLEKLTDESQVLSRFEGFPSKKLEAIRMAAALFNKLDSILNELQNLNIVTPVTQFLDKVERYFNKIKTELDSLERTKDEEAKKFKGHNIEFDFYILVKIKEAMVDVSSNCMELALKERLKNVESNSNGKLLWRAFQFAFRVYTFAGGHDERADKLTRELAQEIESEPNQVP; this comes from the exons ATGTCTAGTGTGGGATTATGTGGTTTGAAGTCATCAATCTTTCGAAGAAAATCAAGTGTTATTGAG GCAATGAGAAATTCTACAAACtcttctaataaaaaaatgaaaagatcTACCTCACCAAAGAAGCCTTCTACATTACCAAAGAAGCCTTCTATCTCATCACCAAAGAAGCCTTCTATCTCATCACCAAGGAAGCCTTTAAAGGCTAATCATAATGATGTGAAGGAAGAGTCAATGGAGTGGTCATTTATAGGTATGGATCAATTGATTTTAATGATGAAGCTTCATAAGAAAATCTTTGTCTTTAGGGACATCATGGATCTTGCTCCTTTGCAAACTTCTGCTTCCTTACGTGAG ATGGTTATTACAACTTTGAAAGATCTACAAAGGCTTTATCCAAGGATCATACCAGTCAGAAAAGTGTTAAATGTTAAGGACAAGTCGATAAATCAG GGTCTTGTCTATTTATGTGAGGCTTTAAAGTCTCTTGGAGAGTCATGGTTgaagaaaaatgattttaagGACAACAACAATTGTAAGTTATCAATACCATCATCATGCAAGGATAGCACCAACATGCAACAATTAG GTGAAACTATGTTAGCTACACTTGATTGTTTAATTAAGATTGCAAGTGAGAAATTTGATATGATGGAAGAAGATTCTTCTCCAAGGAAAGTTTACAGCCCCTCCCCCATTTCAGACATCACATCTTCTCCTCTCACACCAAAATCTGTTCTACCAGAATCAATGAAATACAATTCAAGTCCAACATCTTGCAACTCAACACTTTGGTCTCAAAGAATGCAAGCTGTTAGAAAGCTAAAACCAATTGAATTAAAGCGCTTATCTTACCATATGTCACCACAACTTATTGAAACACAAAATACTAATatagaaaatgaattaattatagacaatgaaaagGATCACAAAGTTGAAAATCTTCAAAAGGACACAGTTCAGAAATTGGACAAAACAATGCTGCCACTGTCTCCGCTTCCGCCGCTGCCTCCTTCACCACATCCACCATCAACAACACCTCAATTGCAACAAAGTGAACTGGTAGTCAATATGctgtcaccaccaccaccaacggCACCACTGTCTCTAGCCATGGGCTCAGTTGCACTACCTCCACCAATTCCAGCACCTCCGCCGCCCTTCTCCATGAATATTGGATCAGCTCCACCTCCTCCACCGCCAATGCCACATGGAAACGGAACTCCACCGCCAGCGCAACTGTCTCTAGGCTTAGGCTCAGTAGCACTACCTCCACCAGTTCCAGCACCCCCGCCACCCTTGTCCATGAATTTTGGATCACCTCCTCCACCTCCGATGCCACATGGAAACGGAGTGCCACTGCCGGCGCCGCTGTCTCAAGGCTTATGCTCAGTAGCACTACCTCCATCAATTCCGGCACCTCCACCACCTTTGTCCATGAAACCTGGATCAGCTCCTGCTCCTCCACCGCCAATACCACATGGAAATGGAGGCGCTGCGCCACCACCGCCTCCACTTGGAGCAGGCAGATCCTTAAGGCCTAAAGTAACTACAAAACTAAAAAGATCAACACAGTTAGGCACGCTATATAGAAATCTCAAGGGAAAAGTAGAAGGGTCTAGCCTCAAAGGAAAATCATCTGGTGGAAGAAATGCTGCAATTGGAGCAAAAAGCAATGGAGGCAAACAAGGAATGGCTGATGCTTTAGCAGAGATGACAAAAAG GTCATCTTACTTTCTACAAATAGAAGAAGATGTTCAAAAGTACACAAAACACATCTTAGAACTAAGATCTTCTATTACCAATTTCAAGACAAAGGAAATGGCAGAATTGATCAAGTTCCACAAAGATGTTGAATCTGTTCTTGAGAAACTAACTGATGAATCACAG GTGTTATCAAGGTTCGAAGGTTTCCCCTCGAAGAAGCTAGAAGCTATAAGAATGGCAGCAGCACTCTTCAATAAATTGGATTCAATACTCAATGAGCTTCAAAATTTGAATATAGTTACACCAGTGACTCAGTTTCTTGACAAGGTTGAACGTTATTTCAATAAG atCAAAACAGAATTAGATTCTTTGGAGCGAACGAAAGACGAAGAGGCGAAGAAATTTAAGGGCCATAACATCGAATTTGACTTCTACATCCTTGTAAAAATTAAAGAAGCAATGGTTGATGTTTCTTCAAATTGTATGGAGTTAGCACTAAAG GAAAGGCTGAAAAATGTAGAATCAAATTCAAATGGTAAATTGCTTTGGAGGGCTTTTCAATTTGCATTTAGAGTTTATACATTTGCTGGTGGACATGATGAACGTGCTGATAAGTTAACAAGAGAATTGGCTCAAGAAATTGAGAGTGAACCCAATCAAGTACCATAG
- the LOC123907075 gene encoding COP1-interacting protein 7, which translates to MDSNTILDYALFQLTPTRTRFELLVFNGTGREKIASGLFEPFISHLKFVKDEISKGGYSIRLLPPSNTAYWFSKSTFERFVRFVSTPAVLERFVSLEKEIQQIDSQFQANALSMSVTIPDEGNLPQTNGNTRRLSDSTKLNDVLEGVDIKEEENSKISLQRLLESRIALLRKEQAMAYTRSLVAGFDIDNIDDLVYFANAFGASRLREACINFKDLWKKKHADDLWVQEVAAMQSSLPPAFSFSGSSGIILANDIPSHEQNNKNNSSTDSIPSGDENAFLETSSKKEDVNLSHTANVHMPMHMPWPYNVPPYMYNPGQQMPYQGYPPYHQNNMHWSSNMGVNQKSSATKKEKSHYKKISEEYEEQLTESSDPDSGSESDSDKQKDSNNSLKEEKRKKHRRKSTGTVVIRNINYITPKRRNGNESGNSDESSLEDDAVFDEETIKQKVGVALESLQKVHKAEKRGNRKKSAAKHNPTKSSDAADEDESEDGNKNENWNVFQSLLKIDTAETGIDGSEQMQSIDVQDEHFVLRNSEGRSSSPKNREVVNDSFIVTDRDRGNEGGSKLNEYVDNYGPITKIKENIGEDILLSHISRGPRNELDDPLNTSAADSLQTKGRGSEDWFIVDNNLENTRSHDSSIVPIVFDSSNAEKRSDRPIIDDSFMIQGQLVDNNLSDSQWKTDMSMVEDLTSSNKLESDTKEKNAAPKIEEPNDLCMVLRRDSGSDSVEASRTMDYEIDFSYSEPDRRTSVDDSQVTVNNNLPSSPKKTNVVKSKVSRLSGKGTPPDMISRNKKPSLPKRPIVQKSQREKEDEIRRQLEEKAIERQKRIAERTASSGVAARISPKTDKNKTQTVTRVSSVKVRGN; encoded by the exons ATGGATTCCAACACCATTCTTGATTATGCTCTGTTTCAACTCACCCCAACAAGAACAAG ATTTGAGCTTTTAGTCTTTAATGGAACTGGTCGTGAGAAAATAGCTTCTGGGTTATTTGAACCTTTCATTTCTCATCTTAAATTTGTTAAAGATGAGATCTCTAAAGGTGGTTACTCTATTAGGCTTCTTCCTCCATCCAACACTGCTTATTGGTTTTCCAAATCCACCTTTGAGAG ATTTGTGCGCTTTGTTAGCACGCCTGCAGTTCTTGAGAGGTTTGTTAGCCTTGAAAAAGAAATCCAGCAGATTGACAGTCAATTTCAAGCGAATGCGTTGTCGATGTCAGTAACAATCCCAGATGAAG GAAACTTGCCACAAACAAATGGAAACACAAGGAGGTTGAGTGATTCTACAAAG TTAAATGATGTACTTGAAGGGGTTGATATTAAAGAAGAGGAAAACTCAAA GATTTCCCTGCAACGTCTTTTGGAGTCTCGAATCGCACTACTTCGAAAAGAGCAAGCAATGGCGTATACACGAAGTCTTGTTGCTGGCTTTGATATTGACAACATTGACGATCTTGTATATTTTGCAAATGCATTTGGAGCATCACGTTTAAG GGAAGCTTGCATTAATTTTAAGGATTTATGGAAGAAAAAGCATGCAGATGATCTTTGGGTTCAGGAAGTAGCTGCAATGCAGTCGAGTTTACCACCGGCATTCTCATTTTCTGGATCATCAGGAATCATACTCGCGAATGACATACCTTCCCATGAGcagaataacaagaataataGCTCTACAGACAGTATTCCTTCCGGCGACGAAAATGCATTTCTTGAAACATCAAGCAAAAAAGAAG ATGTGAACTTGTCACACACGGCGAATGTTCATATGCCAATGCATATGCCATGGCCTTACAACGTACCGCCATATATGTATAATCCTGGTCAGCAAATGCCTTACCAAGGATATCCTCCGTACCATCAAAATAATATGCATTGGTCTTCTAACATGGGAGTGAATCAAAAATCATCAGCAACTAAAAAAGAGAAATCTCATTATAAGAAAATATCAGAAGAATATGAAGAGCAGCTAACTGAGTCCAGTGATCCTGATTCTGGGAGTGAGTCTGATTCAGATAAACAGAAAGACTCGAACAATTCTTTGAAGGAAGAAAAGAGGAAAAAACACAGAAGAAAATCAACTGGAACAGTTGTGATACGAAATATCAACTACATTACTCCAAAAAGGAGAAATGGAAATGAGAGTGGAAACTCTGATGAATCTTCTTTAGAAGACGATGCTGTCTTCGACGAAGAAACCATCAAACAGAAGGTTGGTGTTGCACTTGAATCATTACAAAAGGTTCATAAAGCTGAAAAACGTGGTAATCGAAAAAAGTCGGCGGCCAAACACAATCCAACTAAATCTAGTGATGCTGCTGACGAAGATGAATCTGAAGATGGGAACAAGAATGAGAATTGGAATGTATTCCAGAGCCTTTTGAAGATAGATACGGCCGAGACTGGAATTGATGGATCAGAACAGATGCAATCGATTGATGTTCAGGATGAACATTTTGTGCTGAGAAACTCTGAAGGAAGAAGTTCTTCTCCAAAGAATCGTGAAGTTGTGAATGACTCCTTTATTGTGACTGATAGAGATAGAGGAAATGAAGGCGGATCGAAGCTGAATGAATATGTAGACAACTATGGCCCAATTACAAAGATCAAGGAAAATATTGGTGAAGATATATTGCTATCACACATATCAAGAGGACCAAGAAATGAACTTGATGATCCATTAAATACTTCTGCTGCCGATTCATTACAAACCAAGGGAAGAGGGTCTGAAGATTGGTTCATTGTTGATAACAATTTGGAAAATACGAGAAGTCATGATTCGTCAATTGTGCCTATAGTGTTTGATTCATCCAATGCtgaaaaaagaagtgatagACCTATCATTGATGATTCCTTCATGATACAAGGTCAATTGGTAGATAATAATCTTTCTGATTCGCAATGGAAGACGGATATGAGTATGGTTGAAGATCTAACATCTTCTAACAAGCTAGAAAGTGACACAAAAGAAAAGAATGCAGCTCCAAAGATAGAAGAGCCAAATGATCTCTGTATGGTTCTACGACGCGATTCTGGATCGGATTCAGTTGAGGCCTCGAGGACAATGGACTATGAAATTGACTTTTCTTACTCAGAACCTGATAGAAGAACTTCTGTTGATGATTCACAAGTTACTGTGAATAACAATCTTCCAAGTAGTCCAAAGAAAACCAATGTTGTTAAAAGCAAAGTCTCGCGTTTGTCTGGAAAGGGCACGCCGCCTGATATGATTTCAAGGAACAAAAAGCCGTCTCTCCCAAAAAGGCCTATTGTTCAGAAGAGTCAAAGGGAAAAG GAAGATGAAATTAGGAGGCAGTTGGAAGAGAAGGCGATTGAACGCCAGAAGAGAATTGCCGAAAGAACTGCATCTTCTGGTGTTGCAGCAAGGATTTCTCCAAAGACTGACAAGAATAAGACTCAAACTGTTACCAGAGTCAGTTCTGTTAAGGTCAGGGGAAATTAG
- the LOC123907077 gene encoding polyphenol oxidase A1, chloroplastic-like translates to MASISPLSFISTINVSSNSKNIITTSSLYPFSQKQHKYSKHRKSPNYHQVKITCSDNNSNQNNPNEEQEQPNIVGHRRNVLIGLGGLYGTFATNPFALASPISPPDLSTCGPPDLPLGASPNDINCCPPNSTKIIDFKIPSSNQPLRVRQAAHLVNEEYLAKYKKAIELMKALPSNDPRSFTQQANIHCAYCDGAYSQVGFPNLDLQVHNSWLFFPFHRWYLYFYERILGSLINDPTFALPFWNYDAPDGMQFPLIYTDGTSPLYDELRDANHQPPTIIDLNYDGVDDNDDGNDRISTNLTIVYRQVVSSGKTARLFLGSPYRAGDEPDPGPGSFENVPHGIVHIWSGDSTQPNFENMGTFYSAARDPIFFSHHSNIDRFWSIWKTLGGKRKDFNDQDWLESAFLFYDENKNLVRVKVKDCLDTKNLGYVYQDVDIPWLNAKPTPKRIQKNVNVAQGNFFGVGEAHASEINSRSYVNFPLVLDNVVSAIVKRPKKSRSKKEKEEEEEVLVIEGIEFDKNLAIKFDVFINDEDDTVIRPVNTEFAGSFVNVPHSSHKHKKKTNSCLRVGLTDLLEDLGVEDDDSVVVTLVPRYVKGLVKIGNIKIELED, encoded by the coding sequence ATGGCATCTATCTCACCTCTTTCTTTCATTTCCACAATCAATGTATCTTCCAACTCAAAGAATATTATTACCACTTCTTCCTTGTATCCATTTTCtcaaaaacaacacaaatattCTAAACATAGAAAATCACCAAATTACCACCAAGTGAAGATCACGTGTAGTGACAATAATAGCAACCAAAACAACCCTaatgaagaacaagaacaaCCAAACATTGTAGGACATAGGAGAAATGTCCTAATTGGACTTGGAGGACTTTATGGTACTTTTGCCACTAACCCTTTTGCCTTAGCTTCTCCAATATCCCCACCGGATCTTTCCACATGTGGCCCACCAGATCTACCCTTAGGAGCATCACCCAATGATATTAATTGTTGTCCACCAAATTCCACAAAAATCATTGACTTCAAAATCCCTTCTTCAAATCAACCCTTAAGGGTAAGACAAGCAGCACATTTAGTCAACGAGGAATATTTAGCAAAATACAAAAAAGCCATTGAACTCATGAAAGCCTTACCATCCAATGATCCACGTAGTTTCACACAACAAGCAAATATTCATTGTGCTTATTGTGATGGTGCATATTCTCAAGTTGGTTTTCCTAACCTAGATCTTCAAGTTCATAATTCTTGgctattttttccttttcatagATGGTACCTTTATTTCTATGAAAGAATTTTAGGTAGTTTGATAAATGATCCAACCTTTGCTTTACCATTTTGGAACTACGACGCTCCTGATGGCATGCAATTTCCTTTGATTTACACTGACGGTACGTCTCCTCTTTACGATGAACTCCGTGATGCGAATCATCAACCTCCAACTATCATAGACTTAAACTATGACGGCGTCGATGACAACGATGATGGAAATGATAGAATCTCCACAAACCTTACTATAGTGTATAGACAAGTTGTGTCTAGTGGAAAAACTGCAAGACTTTTTCTTGGAAGCCCTTACCGTGCCGGCGATGAACCGGATCCCGGTCCTGGATCTTTTGAGAATGTTCCACATGGAATTGTTCATATATGGAGTGGAGATTCCACTCAACCTAACTTTGAAAACATGGGAACTTTCTATTCAGCCGCAAGAGATCCTATTTTTTTCTCTCACCATTCAAATATTGATAGGTTTTGGTCTATATGGAAAACACTTGGTGGGAAAAGAAAGGATTTCAATGACCAAGATTGGTTAGAATCTGCGTTTTTATTCTATGATGAGAATAAGAATCTTGTTAGGGTAAAGGTTAAGGATTGTCTTGACACAAAAAACTTAGGTTATGTTTACCAAGATGTGGATATTCCATGGCTAAATGCTAAACCTACACCAAAAAGAATACAAAAAAATGTGAATGTTGCTCAAGGAAATTTTTTTGGTGTTGGTGAAGCACATGCAAGTGAGATTAATTCAAGAAGTTATGTTAATTTTCCATTGGTTTTGGATAATGTTGTGAGTGCTATTGTGAAGAGGCCAAAGAAATCAAGGAGCAAGAAAGAGAAGGAAGAAGAGGAAGAGGTTTTAGTGATTGAAGGGATTGAATTTGATAAGAATTTAGCTATTAAGTTTGATGTGTTTATTAATGATGAAGATGATACAGTGATTAGGCCGGTTAATACTGAGTTTGCCGGAAGTTTTGTGAATGTGCCTCATTCTTCTCATAAACACAAAAAGAAGACTAATAGCTGTTTAAGAGTTGGATTAACAGATTTGTTGGAAGATTTGGGAGTTGAAGATGATGATAGTGTTGTGGTTACTTTGGTTCCAAGGTATGTGAAAGGACTTGTCAAAATTGGAAACATCAAGATTGAACTTGAAGATTGA